TGCTCAAAAGCAGAAGGAGCTTGCAGATGCCTACTATATCAATTTGCGCCTTACAAGCCTCCAAGAAAATGGTGGGGGTGGAACTGATAACTCGGAACAAAGCAACCAGAAGAAGGCTAAGGGGGAGGTTCCTGACGCCATAGGAACCAGTAATGATGCAACAGATCCACTGAAAGACAAGTTGCTGAATACTGCCACCAAGCTCCAGTCAAATTACATGACCAAGGAAGGGTGTTGTGTTGTGCTGCGAAAAGAAGGATACAAAACAGTTGGTGGATCGTCTCAGGGACTGCAACAGAGGATGCCACTGAAGAGTGCTTGGCAAAGCCATGGGGGTCAGAGACTCTTCTTGAGCAATGCAAAGTAACGCTTTGGTTTCGCAGGTTCAGCTCGACCTGCCATCCGAGCTGCTACGAAATGTCAAGGTTTGTGTCTAATCTGGTGTCGTATTAATTAAGGACATCAGTGCAGCAGATGCGTTTGCGTCTTGTCCTTTTGTCTATTTTAAGTGTGTGGCGTGCGCGTTTACAACTACTGCACTAACCGAGTTTTGCAATCATGGAACATGACACTAGACAGTCCACATTATACTGCATAGTCGAGCTTTTCACCTTTACATGATTACATGAGTGCTTTTCGACTACAGAAGGTTCTGTTGCGGTCAGCCTCATGATAACTTAAAAATGAGTCATAAACTTATTACTaccttttaaaatataaacttgtaGCTATGAACTTATAAGTATTTGTCTGGATTTATaactagaaatgtttatatgttaGGATGGAACGAGTAAATATTGTAAACTCCTTATTGAAAAGTTTGTGTCAAAATCGTATCTTGATTGTGATGAATGCCaaactcatttttttaaaagaaaattttcagcGGGCAAGTGCTAATACTACTCGTACCCTTCGGTTTGAAGGGAAACATGATTTTGTAGGacttaaatatgatttatttttgttctatATGGTCTTTTGAAACCAAGGATTGAATCATATTGAATCCTATGAATTTTCTATCAAGTGCCTCATCCCATGgcaagttttggagaaaagttAGCATGAGATATAGCCTCATCGAAACTTCCCTTTAGGTCCATATCTCAActctaatctttttttttgtctaatcAAATAATCGTCTCTATATTTTCCATGTGTTTCTCAATCGTCTGTTTTATATTCCTATCAAAATCATACACATTTTTTCCTATTACTGTATTTTGTAAGTCGTGTAAGTCCTGTGTTCTAAAGAGGCCCTTGTCGATGCTAATATAACCTCTCCAGAATTTCCACCTTGGTTTGCCCAGTGTGTTGTCAATTATGGCCATATGCACCTAATGTATAGCTTCCCAATTAGCCACTGTAACAAAATTGTTGTATTAACGTTTGTGTATTACTGCTGAACCCAATCCGGAGCTTAACTTCCCCTCCATGACATGATCGCTGCGGCGGAGGCAGTTCGTTTCCGTCGCCTTCAGCGCCGGCAGCAGGTGTGCCTCGTTGCCGTGTTCCACGAGGTGGTTATACGGAAACGTGATGGTTTCTACCGTTAGGGCTTGGGCTATTGTGGCCTGGGTAGAGCTCACAATTATGCCGGCTATCAGCGGTAACGCTCGCTAGCGACCAAAGCTACGGGAAACTTCTATGCAAGTGCTCTTAACGATTTTTATAACTCGATCggtgtaaaataaactaatgaaaagtcttacaatgagctacaaaattaagttttgaaatttaaattttagccgaTACTTATAATTAAGGTTGGCTATCGCGACTTACAATAACATGTGGTAACATTATAACAATTGCGctgcattaaaaatacatattacaatttaattttggaaaaaaattgttcaaaGTTCATTGATAAAGGTGTATACCCTATACACTACTCATGTAGTAGTACATCAGGAACAATGTAAGGCTATGTCGATAGGCTCAAATGTCAAAACAAGGTAATATGATAGATAGGGATGTCAACGAGCTGAGTTTGAGTAAGCTCATTTATCTATGCTTGAGCTCAATACAATTTTGAGCTGAGCTCAAACCAAGCTTACTTCACATTCGAGCTTCTAAGAAATCTTGGTTCTAGCTTGATCAAGCTTAACTAATATAACATATGTTTCAATAGTATTCACttgataaatataattacttATAGTTAATCgtattaataaaatactagATAAAGAATCATGACAAATATATGTCGCtaacacaaattaatttattgtgtagatagatattaaattttatttatctattaatttatcaatCAGTAAggtaaataaacaataaaagcCAGAAGAGTCTCGTTAGACTTGATACAGCTCATGAACTCATGAGCTTTGGCCTGGGCTCGAACTCGGTGGTATGAAGCTTGAGCTGAGCTCGAATTAGGGCTTGAGCTTTTTTGAATGTCCTACTCATATTCCATAggagctatactattgaacttgctcttgtaaaaatatatatattaatatatagataaatcttgACAGAGGAATGGAAGAAATGTATAAGAGGGAAATGCTACGGCAATGAAGCTTCAACCTCCACAACATGAAGGCCCTAACCATGGCTGAAGCCTCAACCATGGCTCAGTTCCTGGACCTTCTTGGCTTAACGATGAGTTGTATATGTATTCTGGAACATCACTAGCTAGATCGATCTAGCCCCAAGCTGCATCCTCCACTATCAACACCAGaagcaaatcaaaatttgaagttaatttatcGGTAATTAATCTAGTCCTACTAGGGGACTTTCTCTGTGAAACTGGCTTTGCCTAGTTAACAATTTGTTCTGCACCGATCATACGCATGTCACCATTTCTCGTAGTTAAATAAAATGCataagtttctttaaaaaaaaaaaactctaaccGCTCGCCCTATTACAGTTCGATCATTCTGGTTCATATAAAAACTATTTGGTAAatctttcaaatttaaaagaacaaagaaccttaaaattttggtaaattttgtttgaatctCACCAGATTTATTCTGTTACCGAAAGGTAATTGTGATAGCCAACCAAACCGCTCCAAGATCCGGAGCGATATTCCGTCAAACAATTATTCAACCCAtagttttccaaaaaaaaaaaaaaatcgaaccACCATTGATGTGTCACGTTGTGGTAAACCTTTTATTGGCGAAAAATTATCTTACTACTAATTGCAAGCttgcttgcatgcatgtacagAGAAACTTATATCACACGATTATTATTAgcgaaatgatatatttgtaaataaaaaattatttttaaataaaattttatatatatgttcttagtgatctgaaagcacaagctgaaaaataaatcactaaatcaacttaaaatttaaagtgagaatttaaatatatgttggcTTAGAAACCCATTAGCTATTGATGTAACGAGAGGGTATATAGATGTGAAAATTAATACGTATTATATATCCtctttagcttttttttaaaccCTCATGTACTGACATATACTCATACAGTATGGAGTGTTTTTCCCCCCTCTCTGGTCTGCCTAGCTGTATTGTTCGAGGAGTACACATCCTTTACATCTTATCTAGGTcaactttttttcctctctgtAGACTGTGTATAGTGACTGTAGATGTAGGATACAGTACCACAAGAAAGGCGTTCATAAATGCGACAATTAACGATATTAACTGTACCACATAGAACAGTGAATTTACTCCCTTCTGACGCAGTAGTAAATTGGTCTGTGCAATAGCATGTGGTAAATTAAAGTCTTGCATCTGCCATAGACATTACTGCTAGGGTTTTACTGGTACtcattttctctttccttgtTAATATTGTTATATTCATGTTCTGTCTCCTCATTATGAGCTCTCCTTCAGTTCAATTTTCAGTGTAGTAGTGTTAGTTTGTAGTGTTGATTTGCATGGCTTGATTAATTTTGCTTCTAGCTCCAATTAATATAGTCAAGTATATATCTCCCTTTGTCATACATAAGGGGCATTTTCAAAAGAATGTCTTGCAAGTATGTCGCTTCTCCAAGAGAGTGTGTGAGCCCAACTGCCCAACATGGACCACCAAAGCGAAAACACTCAAAacaagcttaattaattccaaGAACTAATATAATCAAGCCATGACCCATACAACAACACAATATCATCACATTTTAGCATTATTCATGCCTCGAGAACAGTGGTGGTACTACTACATGATCATCATGAACTTAAACACAATAGCAGAGATGGACCTAATTAGAACAGATTACAAAACGAACACAGCCAACCAACAAACAGATCATAGAATCCTCCAGTgcaggtgaaaaaaaatactgaaaagaaagaaagagatagACACTAGCTATAGTAGACGGTGCAAGCTAACTGCAGATGTAACGCGCGCGCTACATAGAGCACGACGTGGCCGAGCCATgcaccagcggcggcgagcggcggcgcgcgctcACGGCTTCTTGGCCTGCTTGTCGacggaggcggtggaggcggcggcgggggatcccggcatgccgccgccgaggccaggggagccgccgaggccgccgaaGATGGGCATGCTGCCGATGCCGCCGAAGCCGGGGGTGGATCCGGGGAGGCTGAACCCGGGgatgctgctgccgccggGCATGCCGCCGAACGCCGGCACGGCGCTGCCGAAGCGGTCGAAGGGCGGGAACGTCGTCGGCTGCACCACCGTGTCCTTGCTCTCCTCCGCGGTCTTGATGttcctcgcctccgccgcgccggccgccaccgcgaggaccagcaccgccgccaccgccatcatCTTGCTCGACTTCTCCATGACCTCCCCTACCTCACCGTCTCActgctcctctcctctcctctcctctactCCCCGGCGACACTAACCAAGCTAAGCTGCGATTGTGCAACTGCtagctgttgctgctgctgtggggtgggaggaggagggagagaggagggcagAGGTTTTATAGCGCGCGGACTCGGAGGGTGGAGAGGCAAGCAGTGCAGGGGAAgggaagctagctagctagggcagCACGAGAGACATTGAAGAGAGGAGCAGCTCAGCCTCAGGCTCAGGTCATCAATGGCGGATCGGCAGCGGGGCACGGCAGCGCCGGTAGGTGGGCGGCGTTACTGCGGCTGTTAAAGGAGCGGGTACCTGCTGCTGTTTACTGCCATCCTGTGATCCCCATTAATACTTTTGCTCTTACAGATCATcaatataaatgtatatatatgtttgtgcaAGTGCAACAATGTGTATAGCTGCTGAATGGCACAACGGAAAGGAGAGATGAACCCTAGATCTGGTTTGTGGTTGGGAGCTAGCAGCTGGCTGGCTGGATGCTCTCTTTCAAAATGTTGTGAAGCTTTTTTGGACAGCTTGCATGCTTTCAAATGTTTTCTGAAACTTTAGACAGCTTgcaatatatatgatgtataTTGAATGGGGATGGATTGGTTTTGTGAACATGTGATGGTCGTATGGAGAGGCAATGTAAAACAACAGAATTGGCTGTGGCTGTTTAGGCTACTATTGatacattatttatataaaaataaacagagtaataaaaataattttcattggTAAAATTTTCATACATGGATTATTCGTGGTTTTAAAACCCAAGGCTGACAAATAGACcgggataaaaaaaccataGACTTAACTCTAAACTTATTCtttaaaatcattttagaTGTAGTTGATAAGCCAACAAGCAAAAAGACAAGAGCGAGAATTAATATTGTTCCTCCTTTTAGATGGgcataaagaaagaaaacatgttttaGAATGATTGGTTGAATGCACAGTGATCAGATTTGTTTGGCATATACGTaggacatatatattttgttacacCTAGATGCAATTGCATCCATTATTTGCATGCAACCTAAATATAGTTGTAAAATTTGTTGAAGAAAATACTAGAATTGATAAGGATGGTTTAAGTGTATACAAACGTCCAAGGATAAATTATACCTACAACTAGaggcataaaaataataaaaccaaAGAACAATtaatacatgcatgcacaataCAAATAATGCTTATTactcctccgtcccaaaatatatcCACTTCTAGCATCCAAATTTATCCCTGGATATAACAACCCATACACATAtagtagtatttatttttaactaattaCAAACTTTCACCACTGATGTTTCTCACTGCTTTCTCTTCTCAAACCACTCACAATCTTCTCATATATCTATTCTACCCGCTTTCTTAGTACCAATGTCACAACTCTAAAGTCCTTCTATTCTGATACGGAAGTAATATTTTTGCTTATTGATGTGTAGATTGAATAGACTTACGTTTTACGCAGTGGCATGTACCATTATAATCTACATTCTTAAATTTCATGAAAGTTTTCCGTAATTATCTATGTGATATACACACACAGTTATAATTACACCTATGTATTAAAAAGACTTTCTATTGGTCAATATGGTACTTTATATACATGAGAGCATACATGTAGCGTAGAGTGCATTTTGTTAAATAGTCCCACGCTATAAAACGGATCATGATTCACGTTCTTGAGTACGTGTTTCTTCTACTTTCACGgggttaattaatcaattaattactacGGTCAGGTCATAACCCCATCGCAGCCTGCTAGTCTTCTGCGTAAGCAGCACAAATCCAGTACTGGTTTGACAAAGAATGGTAGGCTCAAATATGTCAGAGGTTACagcttgcatgcatgtggtGTAGTAGCTCTTCTGTTCTTTACTCCAGTTCAGTATACCATCAAATTCGCTAGCAGCTGGTACTATTTCCCATAGCTTCGATGGAGCTTCAGAGGACTAGGCTGTGCACGATGTGCTAGTAATTAGGGGAGGTTAATTAAATTTCACCTTGATTAACTAACTAAATTGATTTGGTGAGTAATAATGCATGGGAAGTATTACTGCTTTTGTTCATTATAATTTGACTTTAGCTGCTGAGGAATAAAcacaactttatatatatatatatatatatatatatatatatatatatatatatatatatatatatatatatattatagatacTAGATACTAGTTACTCCCCTCCATTAATGGGTTTGGGTCTTTGTTTGTAATATTATTTGATCCAATATCGTTAACAGAAAAGATAGCTGCTTGCTACTTCTCCGGTTtgagaaacagaaaaaaaaaaatcgttgtTGGCTGCTTCTTCGTATTGCATCAGAAAAAACGTTGCTGCTCCTTTTTTCGATCTGTTCTTTTGTCCTCCCCGACCTCCACCGCTCGGCTGCACTTCCCCTCTCCATGCTCCGCCGCTGCCAGCATGAACCCGCGCTCGACGCTCATGTGCGGGCTTCACACCAGCGACGCGCTCTGCCCACGGTCAATGCTCCTGCGCGGGCTTCACGCCGGCGTCCCTCTCCGCCTGAACGGCTGCTTTGCCACCCCCATGCCGGTTAGGTTTTTGATTGTCTAATCTGATACATATTCACTACATTTTCTTATGATCTTGCATAGTTTCAGGTACAAAAAGGTTTGTCTAGTCGtacttttttatgtttttgatTCTTGTGTTTGCAGCTCTTTTGTAGTCCAGGAGGACATGGGAACATATCAGACACCGCCGGCAGCCACAACGGCGGAGATGCAAGAGGTGGTAGTTCTTGTTCTGTTTTCACTAGAGCCCTTCCCGTTGCTAGAGCTAAAAAGATTTATCAGAGCAATCCTCATGTTACTGGATTTTCAAACACCATAAAAACCACCAGAATCAACGGTAAAAAATCAGACCAAGATAAAATTTACACCAGATGTTCTCCTGCCATTTCGTCTGATTTGTTTCTAGATCTTGGAGAACAGCATAAGGAACTTGTGAAGGAGATGGGTTTTGATGGTTGAGCGTGAAGGATCATTGCTTACTAGAAAATGCagaaaaattattgaaatgcAGATTCTGGTATTGTAAACAATCATATGTTCTTCTATCACAAACAGAAACATCTGAAAATTTATTTCTGCTCTATGCAATTAGCAGGAACAAGCATCatctttcaaaaattatttctgcTCCATGTACAGCAATATTTAGTTGCACACCAACTACCCTTGTGCAATAAGCATAAGCACTGGTGGTGATTCAGTTGGAATGGTGGTGTCCCAGTAGGACGTTTTATTCTTTCATTTTCTGACACATTTTTTGTATTACTGATGGGTCAGTTAGGATGAATTCCAACTGCCCAAAATCTTTCTTACCTGGAGCCATGCTGTGATTGTCTAATCTAAAATTCAGAACATATGGATAGTGttaaattctaaattcaaaaaaatgcagaaaaaTTCTTTAAACTGTACATTGAAACTGACAtaagaatacaaatatatattgcaCCTGTAAGAATTGCTGATGGTGTATTCTCATGCATTGCCTCTATAAAAGTTTGGAAAAGCCATTTGCACGCTTCAATTGTTTCTTCTCTCAACAAGGCACATCCAAAAATTGATGTCTGGAAATGGTTATTCACTCCAACAAATATTCCAAATGGCATGTTGTATCTATTAGTCCAGTAGATAGTATCCGAAGTGATAGCATGAGGAACTTGTGAAGGAGATGGCTTTCTGCTGCATTATTCTCCACTACCGCCCACCAAATGATTTTGCTTGACGACGCAGTCGATTCGTTGCCGCCAATCCTCTTCCACCGCCGTTGAAAACTAATCGCTGCAAACTAACCTACTGGTCTTACgggtttgcatgcatgcatgtagttCAAAATGATTGGTTAGTTTTCTCTGCAACATTCGTTGTTGCTTCTCCGGATTTGAAAAGCAGAAAGGATAGCTGCTGGCTGCTTCTCCGGAatgaaaaacagagaaaaaaacctCTGCTGGCTCTAAAACCCGATACCCgttataatattaatatatatatatatacacacactgttCATTGCATGCACCTGCTGATCTATCTACTCCCACAAACAGATTTATAGCTTTTGGAAGAATGGTAGTTGGGTGACATAATGCTGAATGCATGGGCACGGCCAACATGCCCTGATCAGGGATAGGCTGTGGTCATGGGCTCTATATAGCATTATATTACAAATAGATAGATTCCTACTTAGAAAAATGACAAGCCTGTTATTCAGGTAGGTGTTTCTTTTATGAGTTTGGAAAATTGCCAAGATTTTCTTATTGGCATACCATCTCGGTCATGAacttgaaacaaaaaactaaaaagcaCAGGTAGGGCTATTTCGTTACATGTTTCACCAAAGACATGAGGATCAAATGCAATGCATAGAtggagaaatattttttaaaaaaatatataactgtGAATAAAATTGCACCTTTTGTGGTTAGATGATAGAGAAAATTGTGATCAagttttattgttttgttttgggcTATCTAATTTTGAGCGGCCTAAACATACCGACAAATTTACGTAGCTATATTGGATGGGTTCAGATCATGCCAAGATTCAGGTTATTGTAGTTACTCTACCCTATTGTCTTCCCCGTTCGTCTCCTCATGATGCTCCGCTCCTCCAGATTGGCTTGTCCGTGCCACTGCTATCCATGCTTAATTTAGCGAGGCCTACCAAAACCGTTTCACCCTCTTCCAAAccgctcctccttcccctgtGTCACCCTGTTAGAACACCTCCAATACAGTGCTAAAGAGAAG
This is a stretch of genomic DNA from Oryza brachyantha chromosome 1, ObraRS2, whole genome shotgun sequence. It encodes these proteins:
- the LOC102713035 gene encoding MFS18 protein-like; translation: MEKSSKMMAVAAVLVLAVAAGAAEARNIKTAEESKDTVVQPTTFPPFDRFGSAVPAFGGMPGGSSIPGFSLPGSTPGFGGIGSMPIFGGLGGSPGLGGGMPGSPAAASTASVDKQAKKP
- the LOC121053302 gene encoding uncharacterized protein LOC121053302 isoform X2; this encodes MNPRSTLMCGLHTSDALCPRSMLLRGLHAGVPLRLNGCFATPMPLFCSPGGHGNISDTAGSHNGGDARDLGEQHKELVKEMGFDG
- the LOC121053302 gene encoding uncharacterized protein LOC121053302 isoform X1, producing the protein MNPRSTLMCGLHTSDALCPRSMLLRGLHAGVPLRLNGCFATPMPLFCSPGGHGNISDTAGSHNGGDARGGSSCSVFTRALPVARAKKIYQSNPHVTGFSNTIKTTRINGKKSDQDKIYTRCSPAISSDLFLDLGEQHKELVKEMGFDG